In Streptomyces sp. NBC_00306, a single genomic region encodes these proteins:
- a CDS encoding LLM class flavin-dependent oxidoreductase, which yields MAFTVARFNLVDPGATPETLAARYRAALEMAAYADDRGIDTIQTEEHHGAVNNWLPSPFVFAGAVLGGTSRIAVTVSAIIGPLYDPLRLAEDIAVLDLIGRGRLVIVAGIGYRPEEYEQLGADWSRRGALQDELLETLLTAWKGEPFSYRGRTVQVTPRPYTQPHPLLLVGGSSKAAARRAARLGLPFFPSAHLPELEAYYQELRAQYGTDGFCMMPAEKTPLLHLSEDPDRTWAEFGEHFLHEARTYASWQSADIRSAVRSKATTVEELRAEGVYRIVTPEECVGLGADSLVLHPLCGGMPLDEGWRSLQLFAEQVIPRLTAA from the coding sequence ATGGCCTTCACAGTGGCCCGCTTCAATCTCGTCGATCCCGGCGCGACACCCGAGACGCTCGCGGCCCGTTACCGCGCGGCGCTGGAGATGGCCGCGTACGCCGACGACCGCGGTATCGACACCATCCAGACCGAGGAGCACCACGGCGCGGTCAACAACTGGCTGCCCTCCCCCTTCGTGTTCGCCGGAGCCGTGCTCGGCGGCACGAGCCGCATCGCGGTCACCGTCTCCGCGATCATCGGCCCGCTCTACGATCCGCTCCGGCTGGCCGAGGACATCGCCGTGCTCGATCTGATCGGGCGCGGCCGGCTCGTCATCGTCGCGGGCATCGGCTACCGGCCGGAGGAGTACGAGCAGCTGGGAGCCGACTGGAGCCGGCGCGGCGCGCTTCAGGACGAGCTGCTGGAGACGCTGCTGACGGCCTGGAAGGGCGAGCCGTTCAGCTACCGCGGCCGTACGGTCCAGGTCACCCCGCGTCCGTACACCCAGCCGCATCCCCTGCTGCTGGTCGGCGGCTCCTCCAAGGCGGCCGCGCGGCGGGCGGCCCGTCTCGGGCTGCCGTTCTTCCCGAGTGCGCATCTGCCCGAACTGGAGGCGTACTACCAGGAACTGCGCGCGCAGTACGGCACGGACGGCTTCTGCATGATGCCCGCGGAGAAGACACCCCTGCTGCATCTGTCCGAGGACCCCGACCGCACCTGGGCGGAGTTCGGCGAGCACTTCCTGCACGAGGCGCGCACGTACGCCTCCTGGCAGTCCGCGGACATCCGATCGGCGGTGCGGTCGAAGGCGACGACGGTGGAGGAACTGCGCGCCGAAGGGGTGTACCGGATCGTCACGCCCGAGGAGTGCGTGGGCCTCGGGGCCGACAGTCTGGTCCTGCATCCGCTGTGCGGCGGGATGCCGCTGGACGAGGGATGGCGTTCGCTCCAGCTCTTCGCCGAGCAGGTGATTCCCCGGCTGACCGCCGCGTAG
- a CDS encoding cytosine permease produces the protein MPHASDAEGATESAVETRGLEPVPDGERTGHVRELFPTWVAANISVLLLTMGAGLVVFNGLNFWQVLVVAITAPVVSYGIVGLISVAGKRGGSPGMALSRAVFGQRGNLLPGSLIWVARWGWETINAVTGAYAVLTVLDLLFGVRSNTALIIVTLLLFVACTFLVSGLGINALRRCSTWSTYLFGAFSVLVLVHLVAGTDWSAVFDKPAGSTAMMVAGIGTIAAGGISWVPSGPDFTRYLPRTASSRAVVGSTIGGAGIVVLPMVLMGAVMAVSTPDLASATDPVAFIGEILPLWLAVPYLLIALVGMLLINSMSMYSAGFTAQTLGIRVPRAWAVSVNAVISLVLGFLLMVVATSFTGSFISFLTLLAVAFSAWIGVFGVDMLRRKDYDGAALMDTTRTSAYWYRGGFAWQATASWAAALLVGLLFTRTDWFSGPLATSWLGENGLGWGVTIVVAAALYAVLPRTGTPAAATSAEAAQAEPVRLSL, from the coding sequence ATGCCCCACGCCTCCGATGCCGAAGGCGCGACAGAGAGCGCGGTCGAGACGCGCGGTCTCGAACCCGTCCCCGACGGGGAGCGCACAGGCCACGTCCGCGAACTGTTCCCCACCTGGGTCGCCGCCAACATCAGTGTGCTGTTGCTCACGATGGGCGCGGGGCTGGTGGTGTTCAACGGTCTGAACTTCTGGCAGGTCCTGGTCGTCGCGATCACGGCCCCCGTCGTCTCGTACGGCATCGTCGGCCTGATATCCGTGGCGGGCAAGCGGGGCGGCTCCCCCGGCATGGCCCTGTCCCGCGCGGTCTTCGGGCAGCGCGGCAATCTGCTGCCGGGCTCGCTGATCTGGGTCGCGCGCTGGGGCTGGGAGACGATCAACGCGGTGACCGGCGCCTATGCCGTGCTGACCGTGCTGGATCTGCTCTTCGGCGTACGCAGCAACACCGCGCTGATCATCGTGACGCTGCTGCTCTTCGTCGCCTGCACCTTCCTCGTGTCGGGACTGGGCATCAACGCCCTGCGGCGGTGCAGCACCTGGTCGACCTATCTCTTCGGCGCCTTCAGCGTGCTCGTCCTGGTCCATCTGGTCGCGGGCACGGACTGGTCGGCGGTCTTCGACAAGCCGGCCGGGTCGACGGCGATGATGGTCGCCGGCATCGGCACGATCGCGGCGGGCGGCATCAGCTGGGTCCCCTCGGGCCCGGACTTCACCCGCTATCTGCCGCGGACCGCGTCCAGCCGGGCGGTGGTCGGCTCGACGATCGGCGGCGCCGGGATCGTCGTCCTGCCGATGGTGCTGATGGGCGCGGTGATGGCGGTCTCGACTCCGGACCTGGCGAGTGCCACCGACCCGGTGGCGTTCATCGGCGAGATCCTGCCGCTGTGGCTCGCCGTGCCCTATCTGCTGATCGCCCTGGTCGGCATGCTGCTGATCAACTCCATGTCCATGTACTCGGCGGGCTTCACCGCGCAGACCCTGGGCATCCGGGTCCCGCGCGCCTGGGCCGTCAGTGTGAACGCGGTCATCAGCCTGGTCCTCGGCTTCCTGCTGATGGTGGTGGCGACCAGCTTCACCGGCTCGTTCATCTCGTTCCTGACGCTGCTGGCGGTGGCGTTCTCCGCGTGGATCGGTGTCTTCGGCGTGGACATGCTGCGCCGGAAGGACTACGACGGCGCGGCCCTGATGGACACCACGCGCACCAGCGCCTACTGGTACCGCGGCGGTTTCGCCTGGCAGGCGACGGCGTCCTGGGCCGCCGCGCTGTTGGTGGGTCTGCTGTTCACCAGGACCGACTGGTTCTCGGGGCCGCTCGCCACGTCGTGGCTCGGCGAGAACGGTCTCGGCTGGGGAGTGACGATCGTGGTGGCGGCGGCGCTCTACGCCGTGCTGCCCCGGACCGGGACCCCGGCGGCGGCGACGAGCGCGGAAGCGGCACAGGCCGAACCCGTACGCCTGTCGCTCTGA
- a CDS encoding sugar porter family MFS transporter: protein MTSTEPPPASGAREAHPDHLGHVIFITASAAMGGFLFGYDSSVINGAVEAIRDRYDIGSGTLAQVIAIALIGCAIGAATAGRIADRIGRIRCMQIAAVLFTISAVGSALPFALYDLAFWRIVGGFAIGMASVIGPAYIAEVSPPAYRGRLASFQQAAIVIGIAISQLVNYGILQIADGDQRGEIAGIEAWQWMLGVMVVPAVLYGLLSFAIPESPRFLISVGKVAKAKEVLAEVEGTKIDLDARVAEIDRAMRREHKSTFKDLLGGRFAFLPIVWVGIGLSVFQQLVGINVAFYYSSTLWQSVGIDPTDSFFYSFTTSIVNIIGTVIAMVLVDRVGRKPLALIGSAGMAIALAVEAWAFSADLVDGKLPDTQGLVALIAAHVFVLFFALSWGVVVWVFLGEMFPNRIRAAALGVAASAQWIANWAITASFPSLSDWNLSATYIIYTFFAVLSIPFVLLFVKETKGKALEEMG from the coding sequence GTGACCAGCACTGAGCCACCACCGGCATCGGGCGCCCGAGAGGCCCACCCCGACCACCTCGGGCATGTCATCTTCATCACGGCCTCGGCCGCGATGGGCGGATTCCTCTTCGGCTACGACAGTTCGGTCATCAACGGAGCCGTCGAAGCCATCCGCGACCGCTACGACATCGGGTCCGGAACACTCGCCCAGGTCATCGCCATCGCCCTGATCGGCTGTGCCATCGGCGCCGCCACGGCCGGCCGTATCGCCGACCGCATCGGCCGTATCCGCTGTATGCAGATCGCCGCCGTGCTCTTCACGATCAGCGCGGTCGGCTCGGCCCTGCCGTTCGCCCTCTACGACCTCGCCTTCTGGCGCATCGTCGGCGGTTTCGCCATCGGTATGGCCTCGGTCATCGGCCCCGCCTACATCGCCGAGGTCTCCCCGCCCGCCTACCGAGGCCGGCTCGCCTCCTTCCAGCAGGCCGCGATCGTCATCGGTATCGCCATCTCCCAGCTGGTGAACTACGGCATCCTCCAGATCGCCGACGGCGACCAGCGCGGCGAGATCGCCGGCATCGAGGCCTGGCAGTGGATGCTCGGCGTCATGGTCGTCCCGGCCGTGCTCTACGGACTGCTCTCCTTCGCGATTCCCGAGTCGCCCCGGTTCCTCATCTCCGTCGGCAAGGTCGCCAAGGCGAAGGAGGTCCTCGCCGAGGTGGAGGGCACGAAGATCGACCTGGACGCCCGGGTCGCCGAGATCGACCGGGCGATGCGCCGGGAGCACAAGTCGACGTTCAAGGACCTGCTGGGCGGGCGCTTCGCCTTCCTGCCCATCGTGTGGGTCGGTATCGGCCTCTCGGTCTTCCAGCAGCTCGTCGGCATCAACGTCGCGTTCTACTACTCCTCGACGCTCTGGCAGTCCGTGGGCATCGACCCGACCGACTCGTTCTTCTACTCGTTCACCACGTCGATCGTGAACATCATCGGCACCGTGATCGCGATGGTCCTGGTCGACCGGGTCGGCCGCAAGCCGCTCGCCCTGATCGGCTCCGCCGGTATGGCCATCGCCCTCGCCGTCGAGGCATGGGCCTTCTCCGCCGACCTCGTCGACGGCAAACTGCCCGACACCCAGGGCCTCGTCGCCCTGATCGCGGCCCATGTGTTCGTGCTCTTCTTCGCCCTCTCGTGGGGTGTCGTCGTGTGGGTCTTCCTCGGCGAGATGTTCCCGAACCGGATCCGCGCCGCCGCTCTCGGCGTCGCCGCCTCCGCGCAGTGGATCGCCAACTGGGCCATCACCGCGAGCTTCCCGAGCCTGTCGGACTGGAACCTCTCGGCCACCTACATCATCTACACATTCTTCGCCGTGCTCTCCATCCCCTTCGTGCTGCTGTTCGTGAAGGAGACCAAGGGCAAGGCGTTGGAGGAGATGGGCTAA
- the smc gene encoding chromosome segregation protein SMC: MHLKAMTLRGFKSFASATTLRFEPGITCVVGPNGSGKSNVVDALSWVMGEQGAKSLRGGKMEDVIFAGTTGRPPLGRAEVSLTIDNSDGALPIEYAEVTITRIMFRNGGSEYQINGDTCRLLDIQELLSDSGIGREMHVIVGQGQLDSVLHADPMGRRAFIEEAAGVLKHRKRKEKALRKLDAMQANLARVQDLTDELRRQLKPLGRQAAVARRAAVIQADLRDARLRLLADDLVQLRQALSTEVADEAALKERKEAAEAELKAALGREADLEDEVRRLAPRLQQAQQSWYELSQLAERVRGTVSLADARVKSATAQPAEDRRGRDPEDMEREAARIREQEAELEAALEAAERALDDTVAHRADLERELAVEERRLKDVARAIADRREGLARLGGQVNAARSRAASAQAEIDRLAAARDEAQERAVTAQEEYEQLQAEVDSLDADDTELGERHDAAKRELGEAEAALSSAREELTAAERKRAAVAARREALALGLRRKDGTGALLAAKDRLGGLLGPASELLTVAPGHEVPVAAALGAAADAVAVSTTATAADALRLLRKNDAGRAAILLADGPETAEQRHPDGPVYAADLVRGPEELMPAVRSLLRGIVVVGTLEDAEDLVHARPGLTAVTAEGDVLGAHFAQGGSAGAPSLLEVQASVDEAAAELEELAVRCEELAAAQQQAAGRRTACAGLVEELGERRRAADREKSAVSGRLGRLAGQARGAAGEAERTTAAVARAQEALERARGEAEELAERLLVAEEAPAEEEPDTHVRDRLAADGANARQTEMEARLQVRTHEERVKGLSGRADALDRGARAEREARARAEQRRARLRHEAEVSSAVASGARQLLAHVEVSLVRAEAERVAAEGAKAERERELTAARNEGRDLKSELDKLTDSVHRGEVLGAEKRMRIEQLETKALEELGVEPAGLVSDYGPDQLVPPSLPAEGEELPEDPEHPRNQPRRFVRAEQEKRLKSAERAYQQLGKVNPLALEEFAALEERHKFLSEQLEDLKKTRADLLQVVKEVDERVEQVFTEAYRDTAREFEGVFSRLFPGGEGRLILTDPDNMLTTGVDVEARPPGKKVKRLSLLSGGERSLTAVAMLVSIFKARPSPFYVMDEVEAALDDTNLQRLIRIMQELQESSQLIVITHQKRTMEVADALYGVSMQGDGVSKVISQRLR, from the coding sequence GTGCACCTCAAGGCCATGACCCTGCGCGGGTTCAAATCCTTCGCCTCCGCCACGACACTGCGGTTCGAGCCGGGCATCACCTGTGTCGTCGGCCCCAACGGCTCGGGCAAGTCCAACGTCGTGGACGCACTGTCCTGGGTGATGGGCGAGCAGGGGGCCAAGTCGCTGCGCGGCGGCAAGATGGAGGACGTCATCTTCGCCGGGACGACCGGGCGCCCGCCGCTCGGCCGCGCCGAGGTCTCCCTCACGATCGACAACTCCGACGGCGCTCTGCCGATCGAATACGCCGAGGTCACCATCACGCGGATCATGTTCCGCAACGGCGGCAGCGAGTACCAGATCAACGGCGACACCTGCCGGCTGCTCGACATCCAGGAGCTGCTCTCCGACTCCGGCATCGGCCGCGAGATGCACGTCATCGTCGGCCAGGGCCAGCTCGACTCCGTCCTGCACGCCGACCCCATGGGGCGGCGGGCGTTCATCGAGGAGGCCGCCGGCGTCCTCAAGCACCGCAAGCGCAAGGAGAAGGCGCTGCGGAAGCTGGACGCGATGCAGGCCAATCTCGCCCGGGTCCAGGACCTGACCGACGAACTGCGGCGGCAGCTCAAGCCCCTCGGACGGCAGGCCGCGGTCGCGCGCCGCGCCGCCGTCATCCAGGCGGACCTGCGCGACGCCCGGCTGCGGCTGCTCGCCGACGATCTCGTACAGCTCAGGCAGGCACTGAGCACCGAGGTCGCCGACGAGGCCGCGCTGAAGGAACGCAAGGAGGCGGCCGAGGCCGAACTCAAGGCCGCGCTCGGGCGGGAGGCCGATCTCGAGGACGAGGTACGGCGGCTCGCGCCGCGGCTCCAGCAGGCCCAGCAGAGCTGGTACGAACTCTCCCAGCTCGCCGAGCGGGTCCGCGGCACCGTCTCGCTGGCCGACGCCCGGGTCAAGAGCGCGACCGCGCAGCCCGCGGAGGACCGGCGGGGCCGCGATCCCGAGGACATGGAGCGCGAGGCCGCCCGGATCCGTGAGCAGGAGGCCGAACTGGAGGCCGCGCTGGAGGCGGCGGAGCGCGCCCTGGACGACACCGTCGCGCACCGCGCCGATCTGGAACGGGAACTCGCGGTCGAGGAACGCCGGCTCAAGGACGTGGCCCGTGCCATCGCCGACCGCCGCGAAGGCCTCGCCCGGCTGGGCGGCCAGGTGAACGCCGCCCGCAGCAGGGCCGCTTCGGCGCAGGCCGAGATCGACCGGCTGGCCGCCGCCCGGGACGAGGCGCAGGAGCGGGCGGTCACCGCCCAGGAGGAGTACGAGCAGCTCCAGGCCGAGGTCGACAGCCTCGACGCCGACGACACGGAGCTGGGTGAGCGGCACGATGCGGCCAAGCGGGAACTGGGCGAGGCCGAAGCGGCCCTGAGCTCGGCCCGCGAGGAACTCACCGCGGCCGAACGCAAGCGCGCCGCCGTCGCCGCCCGGCGCGAGGCGCTCGCGCTGGGCCTGCGGCGCAAGGACGGCACCGGTGCCCTGCTGGCGGCGAAGGACCGGCTCGGCGGACTGCTCGGACCGGCGTCGGAGCTGCTCACGGTCGCACCCGGCCATGAGGTACCGGTGGCGGCGGCCCTCGGCGCGGCCGCCGACGCCGTCGCCGTCTCCACCACGGCGACGGCCGCGGATGCACTGCGGCTGCTGCGCAAGAACGATGCCGGTCGCGCCGCCATACTGCTGGCCGACGGCCCCGAGACCGCCGAACAACGGCACCCGGACGGTCCTGTGTACGCCGCCGATCTGGTGCGCGGTCCCGAGGAACTGATGCCGGCCGTGCGCTCGCTGCTGCGGGGCATCGTCGTCGTCGGCACGCTGGAGGACGCCGAGGACCTGGTCCACGCCCGGCCCGGACTCACCGCCGTGACGGCCGAAGGCGATGTTCTCGGTGCGCACTTCGCGCAGGGCGGCTCGGCCGGTGCGCCGAGTCTGCTGGAGGTGCAGGCCTCCGTCGACGAGGCCGCCGCCGAGCTGGAGGAGCTCGCCGTGCGGTGCGAGGAACTGGCGGCCGCCCAGCAGCAGGCGGCCGGACGGCGCACCGCATGTGCCGGGCTCGTCGAGGAGTTGGGGGAGCGCCGCAGGGCGGCCGACCGGGAGAAGTCGGCCGTCTCCGGCCGGCTGGGCCGGCTCGCGGGGCAGGCCCGCGGCGCCGCGGGCGAGGCCGAGCGGACGACCGCGGCCGTCGCCCGGGCGCAGGAGGCGCTGGAGCGGGCCCGCGGGGAGGCCGAGGAACTGGCCGAACGGCTGCTGGTGGCCGAGGAGGCGCCCGCCGAGGAGGAGCCCGACACGCACGTACGGGACCGGCTCGCCGCGGACGGCGCCAACGCGCGGCAGACCGAGATGGAGGCCCGGCTCCAGGTCCGTACGCACGAGGAGCGGGTCAAGGGGCTCTCCGGGCGGGCCGACGCGCTCGACCGCGGAGCGCGCGCCGAACGTGAGGCGCGGGCACGGGCCGAACAGCGCCGCGCACGGCTGCGGCACGAGGCGGAGGTCTCCTCCGCGGTGGCGAGCGGTGCCCGCCAGCTGCTGGCCCATGTCGAGGTCTCGCTGGTGCGCGCCGAGGCCGAACGGGTCGCTGCCGAGGGGGCGAAGGCCGAGCGGGAGAGGGAGCTGACGGCCGCCCGCAACGAGGGCCGCGACCTCAAGAGCGAGCTCGACAAGCTCACCGACTCGGTCCACCGGGGCGAGGTGCTCGGCGCCGAGAAGCGGATGCGGATCGAGCAGCTGGAGACGAAGGCGCTCGAAGAGCTCGGTGTGGAGCCCGCCGGGCTGGTCTCGGACTACGGGCCGGACCAGCTCGTGCCGCCGTCGCTGCCGGCCGAGGGCGAGGAGCTGCCGGAGGACCCGGAGCACCCGCGCAACCAGCCGCGACGTTTCGTCCGCGCCGAACAGGAAAAACGCTTGAAGTCGGCCGAACGGGCGTATCAGCAGCTCGGAAAGGTGAATCCGCTGGCCCTTGAGGAGTTCGCGGCGCTGGAGGAGCGCCACAAGTTCCTCTCGGAGCAGCTCGAAGACCTGAAGAAGACACGGGCCGACCTGCTTCAGGTGGTGAAGGAGGTGGACGAGCGTGTCGAGCAGGTCTTCACCGAGGCCTACCGCGACACTGCCCGGGAGTTCGAGGGCGTCTTCTCCCGCCTCTTCCCCGGGGGCGAGGGACGGCTGATCCTGACCGACCCCGACAACATGCTCACCACGGGTGTGGATGTGGAGGCCAGGCCGCCGGGCAAGAAGGTCAAGCGGCTCTCCCTGCTGTCGGGAGGCGAACGTTCGCTGACCGCGGTGGCGATGCTGGTGTCGATCTTCAAGGCGCGGCCGAGCCCGTTCTACGTGATGGACGAGGTCGAGGCGGCGCTCGACGACACCAACCTCCAGCGTCTGATCCGCATCATGCAGGAGCTCCAGGAGTCGTCCCAGCTGATCGTGATCACGCACCAGAAGCGGACGATGGAGGTCGCGGACGCGCTGTACGGCGTGTCCATGCAGGGCGACGGAGTCTCCAAGGTCATCAGTCAGCGCCTCCGCTGA